TCTTTCAAGGCTTTCAAATGCGCTGGCTGGCCGTCATCCACCAGGCCCTCCTCAGGGTCCTCAGCCCCCTCTCCCTCCATCTCGGGGGGTGCACGCAGCGCGAAAGGGCCCAGTTTGCGCTTGCGCGCCAAAACCAATGCCGCGGCCAGTTCGCTTTGCTGGCCTGGCCCTGCGACTTCACCCAGGCTTTCCTCCAAGGCGTTTTCCATAGTTTCCGTGCTGACGCCCCGCCCTTTGAGGTGCGCTTTCACCGCCAAGCGCGAACGGCCAGAGCGCGTCAGGCTGCGCGCCCTGGAGCGTGAAAAGGCTGCGTCATCCACCACACCGGCTTTTTCCAGGCTTTCAGCCACAGTGGCGGCCAAGGGCGCTAGACGGGCTGCATGGGCTTGGGCCAGGTCCGCTTCCATGCCAGCACGGGTAGCACGCACTGCCCAGCGTGCCAGGTAACGCTCCAGCATCCCCTCCAAGCTGGCGCGGGTGGCGGCGAAACGTTCCACATGGCGCAAAGCCTGCTCACGCAGGCGATTCTCATCAGGTACGCGGGGAATTTTGGTCCGTCTTGGCTGGGGTCTCTCGCCGCGCTCCAGTTGGGATTTCCCACGGATTCCCTCAGAGCCGTTGGTTGGCGTTTTCCCACCAACTGGAGGGAGGGGAGAGTTTTCTGGCCTTAAAGGTGCCGTCATGGTTTGAAACCTGCCACTGTCCGCACCTAACTTTGGCACCACCTTACCTTGGCAGCCCAGACGAGGCACGGCTTGAACGCTCAACGCTGACTTACAAATGAATATTTGACGGCAAAGTGCGCCTTAACGCAAACTCACCTCCTGATTTGCCCAGCCAAGCCCCCTGCAATGGACAGGTCCCTTGGTGAAGAGCGCGTCAGAACCTCCCCTGGTGGTTCCCTTAAAGGCCCTGCCCTAAGCGGGCCATGGGGCGCCACTTTTTCATTCCCCCCGCTAGTGCGTTGCCAACCACAACCGCCAACGCCAGCTCATGCGGGACTACAAGGTCTTTCCAGGACATGTCTTCAAAGCTGATGCCCAATTACAACCGTTTTGACCTCGCATTCGCGCGGGGCGAGCGAGCTTGGCTCATCACTGAAGAAGGGCGACGATACCTTGATTTCGGAGCAGGCGTGGCTGTTGCCAGCCTTGGCCATGGCCACCCAGCCTTGAAAAAAGCACTTCAGGACCAGATGGAGCGTGTCATGCATGTCTCCAACCTCTACCGCATTCCGGAAGGGGAAGCGCTGGCCAAAACCCTCACAGATAATTCCTTTGCCGATGCCGTCCTGTTCTGCAATTCAGGCGCTGAGGCTAATGAAGGGCTGGTGAAAGTCATGCGCCGCGCCCAATATTGTGAAGGCCACCCAGAACGCACTGACATCATCTGCTTCAAAGGGGCTTTCCATGGCCGCACCCTTGGCATGATCACGGCCACAGGCAACCCCCATTACCAGGAAGGCTTCGGCGAACCCGTTGCAGGCTTCATCCATGTGCCGTTCAATGACCTGGAGGCCGTCAAGGGCGCCATCACCCCCCAGACGGCAGGCATCCTGTTGGAACCCATCCAGGGGGAAAGCGGCATCACCCCAGCCACCACGGCTTTCCTGCAAGGGTTACGCCAACTTTGTGATGAAAACGGGATTTACCTGGGCATAGACGAAGTGCAGACTGGCATTGGGCGCACTGGCAAGCTGTTCGCCCATGAACATGCCGGCATCAAGCCAGACATCCTCAGCTGCGCCAAAGGGCTGGGTGGAGGGTTCCCTGTGGGGGCTGTTCTGGCGCGCCAGGCATTGGCGCGCCACCTGACCCCCGGCACCCATGGCAACACCTTTGGCGGCAACCCCATGGCCTGCCGCGCTGGCAGTGCCGTGCTGGAAACCATTCTGGCCCCTGGCGAGCTTGAACGCATTACTAAGGTGGGCACGGCTTTTGGCGCCATGCTGGAGAAACTGGTGGCAAGCCATCCCC
The sequence above is drawn from the Formicincola oecophyllae genome and encodes:
- a CDS encoding regulatory protein RecX, which codes for MTAPLRPENSPLPPVGGKTPTNGSEGIRGKSQLERGERPQPRRTKIPRVPDENRLREQALRHVERFAATRASLEGMLERYLARWAVRATRAGMEADLAQAHAARLAPLAATVAESLEKAGVVDDAAFSRSRARSLTRSGRSRLAVKAHLKGRGVSTETMENALEESLGEVAGPGQQSELAAALVLARKRKLGPFALRAPPEMEGEGAEDPEEGLVDDGQPAHLKALKEQRRVTGVFARAGFAMDVAQRVLDMDLEEAEERILQFRSGTFS
- a CDS encoding aspartate aminotransferase family protein, with product MSSKLMPNYNRFDLAFARGERAWLITEEGRRYLDFGAGVAVASLGHGHPALKKALQDQMERVMHVSNLYRIPEGEALAKTLTDNSFADAVLFCNSGAEANEGLVKVMRRAQYCEGHPERTDIICFKGAFHGRTLGMITATGNPHYQEGFGEPVAGFIHVPFNDLEAVKGAITPQTAGILLEPIQGESGITPATTAFLQGLRQLCDENGIYLGIDEVQTGIGRTGKLFAHEHAGIKPDILSCAKGLGGGFPVGAVLARQALARHLTPGTHGNTFGGNPMACRAGSAVLETILAPGELERITKVGTAFGAMLEKLVASHPQVFTEVRGQGLMRGLKCIPPVAEVLKAVMDEGLLAVGAGNNVLRLVPPLIVTEEDCREATRRLAQAANVLERHMATATQPQNA